In a genomic window of Micromonospora cremea:
- a CDS encoding SMI1/KNR4 family protein produces the protein MMGGCSLQLAVTCGSVQSHMEQGSRRLSGGTIWRWTMSGVPRAAVADAAIGRIDRWLRQHAPRVRAALRPPASEQDLAAVEEAVDQPVPSDLLSWWSDANGASPQADSGSLVPPSFVPYSVADALRSRRTSMEVARQIAPIPIAELEAFISSHSSRPAGTRCETWLPAWLPIASDHGGAHLFVDLRSGRRHGCVMQFYRDMGAAANPEMGGRRRDAL, from the coding sequence ATGATGGGCGGCTGCTCTCTTCAGCTCGCAGTCACCTGCGGCTCTGTCCAGTCGCACATGGAGCAAGGAAGCAGGAGGCTGTCTGGTGGGACGATATGGAGGTGGACGATGTCTGGTGTGCCACGAGCAGCGGTTGCGGACGCAGCGATCGGCAGGATCGACAGGTGGCTTCGGCAGCACGCGCCCAGGGTTCGCGCGGCACTGAGGCCGCCCGCTTCAGAGCAAGACCTCGCTGCGGTCGAAGAGGCAGTTGACCAGCCGGTCCCTTCGGACCTGTTGTCCTGGTGGTCCGACGCCAACGGTGCGTCCCCGCAGGCCGACAGCGGTTCACTCGTCCCACCGAGCTTCGTCCCTTACTCCGTTGCGGATGCCCTCAGGAGTCGCCGAACCTCGATGGAGGTTGCCCGGCAGATCGCGCCGATCCCGATCGCCGAGCTTGAAGCTTTTATAAGCTCGCACAGCAGTCGGCCGGCCGGCACCAGATGTGAGACATGGCTACCAGCGTGGCTGCCCATCGCCAGTGACCATGGCGGGGCGCACCTGTTCGTGGATCTCCGAAGTGGCCGCAGACATGGTTGCGTTATGCAGTTCTACAGGGATATGGGCGCAGCGGCCAACCCTGAAATGGGAGGACGTCGCCGCGATGCTCTATGA